In Gracilimonas sp., a single window of DNA contains:
- a CDS encoding pyruvate dehydrogenase complex dihydrolipoamide acetyltransferase, with translation MAIKIEMPKLSDTMEEGVIASWNVKEGDKVSAGDIIAEVETDKATMEVEAFDEGTVLKILVDEGDAVPLGGLMAVLGEEGEDISDILEGAGNGDSGESEEKAEAKESAAEDKEESKSSEDSTTLTSPKSETSSSSSSDDGRIKASPLARKMAEDKGINLENVQGSGPGGRIIKVDIEEYKETAQPAAASAAAFQSLESREVKVSQMRKTIGRRLSESKFSSPHFYETIDIDMKAAMAARSSMNEANDVKISFNDIVVKACSIALTRHQAVNSSWYGDIIKEHGDVHVAVAVAIDEGLMTPVIRHSDKKGLLQISSETRELAGLARDRKLQPEQMEGSTFTISNLGMFGIEEFTAIINPPNACILAVGAIRDVPVVENGEVVPGKRMKVTLSSDHRIVDGAKAAEFLNTVKNLLENPLSMLL, from the coding sequence ATGGCGATTAAGATTGAAATGCCGAAGCTCAGCGACACCATGGAAGAAGGGGTGATTGCGTCGTGGAATGTGAAAGAAGGGGATAAGGTCTCTGCCGGTGATATTATTGCCGAAGTAGAAACCGACAAAGCCACGATGGAAGTGGAAGCCTTTGATGAGGGTACTGTCCTTAAAATTTTAGTAGATGAAGGCGATGCTGTTCCCCTGGGCGGACTGATGGCTGTTTTGGGTGAAGAAGGTGAAGATATTTCAGATATATTGGAAGGAGCCGGCAATGGTGATTCCGGGGAATCTGAAGAAAAAGCTGAAGCCAAAGAATCTGCAGCTGAGGACAAGGAAGAATCCAAAAGCAGTGAAGATTCGACGACGCTGACTTCTCCGAAATCAGAGACTTCTTCAAGCTCATCATCCGATGATGGACGAATCAAAGCGTCACCGCTTGCCCGAAAAATGGCCGAAGACAAAGGTATTAATCTTGAAAACGTTCAAGGCTCAGGTCCGGGCGGCAGAATTATTAAGGTGGATATTGAAGAATATAAAGAAACGGCACAGCCTGCAGCTGCCTCAGCAGCAGCTTTCCAAAGCCTGGAAAGTAGAGAGGTGAAGGTTTCTCAAATGAGAAAAACGATAGGCCGACGACTTTCTGAAAGTAAATTCAGCAGCCCGCATTTTTATGAAACCATTGATATTGATATGAAAGCCGCAATGGCTGCCCGTTCTTCCATGAATGAAGCCAATGACGTGAAAATCAGTTTTAATGATATTGTTGTGAAGGCTTGTTCCATCGCACTTACCCGTCATCAGGCGGTAAACAGTTCCTGGTACGGAGATATAATCAAAGAGCACGGCGATGTGCATGTAGCTGTTGCTGTGGCTATTGATGAAGGATTGATGACCCCGGTTATCCGTCACTCTGACAAAAAAGGCCTCCTGCAAATTTCATCAGAAACCAGAGAACTGGCCGGACTTGCCCGCGACCGCAAACTCCAGCCTGAACAGATGGAGGGAAGTACCTTTACCATCAGTAACCTGGGGATGTTTGGCATTGAGGAATTTACCGCAATCATCAATCCACCAAATGCATGTATCTTAGCGGTAGGTGCTATCCGCGACGTACCTGTTGTGGAAAACGGAGAAGTAGTTCCCGGCAAGCGCATGAAAGTAACACTGTCCTCCGATCACCGAATTGTGGATGGAGCGAAAGCAGCAGAATTCCTGAACACCGTGAAGAACCTGTTGGAAAACCCGCTTTCGATGCTGCTTTAA
- a CDS encoding nuclear transport factor 2 family protein, with protein MKSILLATTIFLTALSGVVKAQNSTKQEVQATIETLFEGMLEADGQKVTASFTLDAIMQTIVKNEQGKVTVRNGSLEAFVSSIGSAEPGRLNEKIGRYEIKVDGELASAWTPYEFYVGEEFSHCGVNSFQLMKTEDGWKIFHIVDTRRKDNCAE; from the coding sequence ATGAAATCAATTCTTTTAGCCACAACCATTTTTTTAACAGCCTTATCCGGAGTAGTAAAAGCTCAAAATTCAACGAAGCAGGAAGTCCAGGCTACCATTGAAACACTATTCGAAGGAATGCTTGAAGCGGACGGACAAAAGGTTACTGCTTCTTTCACATTGGATGCGATCATGCAAACCATTGTGAAGAATGAACAGGGTAAGGTTACAGTCAGAAATGGCAGTCTTGAGGCCTTTGTGAGCAGCATTGGTTCAGCTGAACCGGGAAGACTGAATGAAAAGATTGGAAGATATGAGATCAAGGTTGATGGAGAGCTTGCTTCAGCATGGACGCCCTATGAATTTTATGTAGGCGAGGAGTTTTCGCACTGCGGGGTGAATTCGTTTCAGCTTATGAAAACTGAAGACGGCTGGAAGATCTTCCATATTGTAGATACCCGCCGAAAAGATAATTGTGCAGAATAA
- a CDS encoding TonB-dependent receptor encodes MQSSNKIFLTAFLFFFSLTTSIYALNLNGKITGQVVDENNEPLTGINLRLEGSTYGTASGIDGSYEITGVPAGRYTFVASGVGFETEEKSITIDEGETLTIDVILSVSNEELQDIIVRSSKMNKFNRERSSFVAKMPIENIDNPQVYNTISAELLQEQVVTNFDDAITNAPGIFKLWESTGRGGDGAGYYALRGYYVQPSIVNGLPSLTNGSLDPQNIERIEVLKGPSGTLYGGSLVSYGGLINVVTKKPYNYFAGNISYKTGSFGLNRISADVNTPISSENEIALRVNTSYHKQNSFQDAGENESIFIAPSLSYKVDDKLSFLVNTEYLESEMTNPTMLFLNRSVPLVSSNLDELNYDFRNSYTSNDLTITNPTLSLQGQMEYKLSDHWTSQASISRSNAKTDGYYTYLWDLADGNSTYARYMSKQNSTNLGTDIQQNFVGEFEIAGMDNKMVAGLDYYQEQTINNSTGYVGFGTVTVGDGSSGAGLSRPAADQALAGAAVTNTKTEQQVYSAYISDVINFTPALSVMASLRLDRFDNAGNTTTEADDYQQTALSPKFGIVFQPIVDKVSLFANYMNGFSNVAPRIQDDGSTKTFSPEKADQWEAGVKTNLMNGRVTATLSYYDINVSNVVRQDPDRVNFFVQDGENYSRGFEGSVTASPFDGLNLIAGYSYNESEVTKTDNADYLGRRPESAGPQSLFNIWGSYRVQSGTLSGLGIGLGGNYVSENMILNRASTGTFTLPSYTIVNASVFYDTDAYRIDFKVDNLTDKEYYKGWSTINPQKPRVIKAGFLYKF; translated from the coding sequence ATGCAATCTTCAAACAAAATATTCTTAACCGCTTTTCTATTCTTTTTCTCCCTGACAACTTCTATTTATGCCCTGAACCTAAATGGTAAAATTACTGGTCAGGTTGTAGATGAAAACAATGAACCTTTGACCGGTATCAACCTTCGTCTGGAAGGCTCTACGTATGGAACTGCTTCTGGTATTGACGGAAGCTATGAGATAACAGGTGTGCCGGCAGGGCGTTATACCTTTGTAGCATCGGGTGTTGGCTTTGAGACGGAAGAGAAATCGATCACCATAGATGAAGGTGAAACGCTTACAATAGATGTGATACTGTCAGTTTCGAATGAGGAGCTACAGGATATTATTGTACGCAGTTCCAAGATGAATAAATTCAACAGAGAGCGTTCTTCATTTGTAGCTAAAATGCCGATCGAGAATATTGATAATCCGCAAGTATATAACACCATCAGTGCTGAACTGTTGCAAGAGCAGGTGGTAACAAATTTTGATGATGCCATTACCAATGCACCCGGGATTTTCAAACTATGGGAATCAACAGGCCGTGGGGGTGATGGAGCGGGATATTATGCTCTCCGGGGATATTACGTCCAGCCGTCCATTGTGAACGGGCTTCCTTCACTGACTAATGGCAGCCTTGATCCTCAGAATATTGAACGTATAGAAGTACTTAAAGGCCCTTCCGGTACACTTTATGGCGGCAGTTTGGTATCGTATGGAGGATTGATAAATGTGGTTACCAAAAAGCCCTACAACTATTTTGCAGGGAATATCTCATACAAAACCGGAAGCTTTGGATTGAACAGAATCTCAGCCGATGTTAATACCCCAATCAGCAGTGAAAATGAAATTGCATTGCGTGTAAATACTTCTTACCACAAACAAAATAGCTTCCAGGATGCCGGTGAGAATGAATCAATCTTTATTGCACCTTCTCTTTCTTATAAGGTGGATGATAAGCTTTCATTCTTGGTGAATACGGAATACCTGGAGTCAGAAATGACTAATCCTACGATGCTATTCCTGAACCGAAGCGTGCCGTTGGTTTCTTCAAACCTGGATGAGCTGAATTATGACTTTCGAAATTCATATACCAGTAATGATCTGACTATCACAAACCCAACACTGAGCTTGCAGGGGCAAATGGAGTACAAGCTTTCCGATCATTGGACTTCTCAAGCTTCCATTTCACGCAGTAATGCAAAAACGGATGGTTACTACACTTATTTGTGGGACCTGGCGGATGGAAATTCAACCTATGCCCGGTATATGAGTAAGCAAAATTCCACGAATCTGGGTACGGACATTCAGCAAAATTTTGTCGGTGAATTCGAGATTGCCGGCATGGATAATAAAATGGTAGCCGGACTCGACTATTATCAGGAACAAACTATCAATAACAGTACGGGCTATGTAGGATTTGGAACGGTAACCGTTGGCGATGGAAGTTCAGGGGCGGGTCTCTCACGTCCTGCAGCCGACCAAGCCCTTGCAGGAGCTGCGGTAACTAATACAAAAACCGAGCAACAAGTGTACAGTGCTTACATCTCGGATGTGATTAATTTCACCCCGGCACTTTCTGTAATGGCCAGCTTACGCCTTGATCGTTTTGATAATGCAGGTAACACTACCACCGAAGCAGATGACTATCAGCAAACGGCACTTTCACCAAAATTCGGAATCGTATTCCAGCCCATCGTGGATAAGGTTTCCCTGTTTGCCAATTACATGAATGGATTCAGCAACGTTGCTCCCCGTATTCAGGATGACGGCTCAACCAAAACGTTCTCCCCCGAAAAAGCTGACCAATGGGAAGCCGGAGTGAAGACTAACCTTATGAACGGCAGAGTGACTGCAACATTGAGCTACTACGATATCAACGTTTCCAACGTGGTGCGTCAAGATCCGGATAGAGTGAACTTTTTTGTTCAAGATGGTGAGAACTACAGCCGTGGTTTTGAGGGAAGCGTGACTGCTTCTCCGTTCGACGGACTGAATCTGATCGCCGGGTACAGCTACAACGAGAGTGAGGTAACAAAAACCGACAATGCAGATTACCTGGGCAGGAGACCGGAATCAGCCGGCCCCCAAAGCTTGTTCAATATTTGGGGAAGTTACCGGGTGCAGTCAGGCACTTTAAGCGGACTGGGAATCGGGCTTGGCGGAAATTACGTGAGCGAAAATATGATCCTGAACCGCGCTTCCACCGGAACCTTTACACTTCCATCATACACCATTGTTAATGCCTCCGTGTTCTATGATACCGATGCTTACCGTATCGACTTCAAGGTAGATAACCTTACCGATAAGGAATACTACAAAGGCTGGAGCACCATAAACCCGCAGAAGCCACGCGTCATTAAAGCCGGATTTTTATATAAGTTTTGA
- a CDS encoding PepSY-associated TM helix domain-containing protein, with product MMFKQAILFLHRWLGLISGLVVLILSITGAIFVFEKEISHWLRSDLMHVESHDQRLSMETMYEITSDALEVDQLYYGLTTYQNEDQAWSAFSFVRNPEPSLTYFGAISEYKTAYVNQYTGETLSVIDEEKDFFQIVKGIHWSLLLSTPIGQPIVVWSTVIFIILLISGLILWWPKKWSKAGRNKSFKVKWSAKWRRVNYDLHNVLGFYALILALIVGVTGLYWAFPVAQKALYFIGSGEFKLPETSAPQVASTPPVLPEKESPLEIAYQNAWQEFPDAYSIAFITPTDSAGTINAIVRGDGKTYYEKSEMKFDQYSGEVLYVDAYEHKNAGEKLMAMNYDIHVGAIWGISGKILAFLICLISGSLPITGFIIWFDKKRRSKNSSEKKSKLKVYSKNRSEKEERELEFAG from the coding sequence ATGATGTTTAAGCAAGCCATTTTATTTTTGCACCGCTGGCTCGGACTGATTTCCGGGCTCGTGGTTTTAATCTTAAGTATTACAGGTGCCATTTTTGTTTTTGAGAAGGAGATAAGTCATTGGCTTCGCAGTGATCTGATGCATGTTGAAAGTCATGATCAGCGACTTTCAATGGAAACGATGTATGAAATTACATCTGATGCGCTGGAAGTTGATCAGCTTTATTACGGGCTTACTACTTATCAAAATGAAGATCAGGCCTGGTCGGCATTTAGCTTCGTTCGAAACCCGGAACCTTCTTTGACCTATTTCGGGGCTATTTCTGAATATAAAACGGCTTATGTAAACCAATATACAGGAGAAACGCTTTCTGTAATAGATGAAGAAAAAGACTTTTTCCAGATCGTAAAAGGCATTCATTGGAGTTTGCTGCTTTCAACTCCGATTGGTCAACCCATTGTGGTTTGGAGTACGGTGATCTTTATTATTTTGTTGATCTCCGGACTTATTCTCTGGTGGCCCAAAAAGTGGAGTAAGGCCGGTAGAAATAAGAGCTTTAAAGTGAAATGGTCGGCCAAATGGCGTCGCGTAAATTATGATCTGCACAATGTTCTTGGGTTTTATGCTTTGATTCTGGCTTTGATTGTGGGAGTAACCGGATTGTATTGGGCCTTCCCGGTAGCCCAAAAAGCGCTTTATTTTATTGGAAGCGGGGAATTCAAGCTGCCGGAAACAAGCGCACCACAAGTAGCTTCGACACCTCCGGTTTTACCCGAAAAAGAAAGCCCATTGGAAATAGCATATCAAAATGCCTGGCAAGAATTCCCCGATGCTTACAGTATTGCTTTCATCACTCCAACCGATTCGGCTGGAACCATTAACGCTATAGTTCGGGGAGATGGCAAGACTTATTATGAGAAGAGTGAGATGAAATTCGACCAATACTCCGGAGAGGTTTTGTATGTAGATGCTTATGAGCATAAGAACGCAGGAGAGAAATTAATGGCTATGAATTATGATATTCATGTAGGCGCCATTTGGGGAATTTCAGGAAAGATACTCGCTTTTCTGATCTGTTTGATCTCTGGAAGTCTTCCCATAACGGGATTTATTATTTGGTTTGATAAGAAAAGAAGATCAAAAAATTCGAGTGAAAAGAAGAGCAAGCTGAAAGTATATTCCAAAAATCGCTCTGAAAAAGAAGAACGTGAATTGGAATTCGCAGGCTGA